A genome region from Bradyrhizobium sp. WSM1417 includes the following:
- a CDS encoding wax ester/triacylglycerol synthase family O-acyltransferase — MADGKKLSSLDAAFLYLETPEMPMHVGSMAIFRLPDDYKGDFFEDFKAMIVSRLHIAPILKARLEKAPLDIDHPSWVEDDQFDIDRHIFRASLPQPRDRATLERIVGWMHAKLLNRARPLWEFYVFEGMKNNEVGLYSKMHHAAIDGGAGAALTNMIYDISPIPRKVDAPTAGAKPGQEPRDIAANLVDSYQQLFTQPLDASAAAKNLQLPRTGKSDIGSILFDNAMYQIESAVRFAGNIPTMVKSVSDVLGKISDPKSRESLASMVSPPTMLNKSISSERSFAGVSISLSRSKALAKQAGGKLNDVVLALASGVVRRYLQQHGTLPAKSLTAAVPISLREEGNTEANNQVFGMICSIATNIDDPKARLEAIIAQSTKSKEMSHPLRALMPQISNISMLGAPIVVQIMALLYSRSDLSNVLPPAANITVSNVPGPRQTLYAAGAELLHIFPVSISTHGQALNITVQSYRDQLDFGFIVGANIIPHVQVMCDMLPEEFAALEAAYALPAADIKGAAE, encoded by the coding sequence ATGGCTGACGGTAAGAAACTGTCGTCGCTGGACGCGGCGTTTCTCTATCTGGAAACGCCGGAAATGCCGATGCATGTCGGGAGCATGGCGATCTTTCGCCTGCCGGACGACTACAAGGGCGACTTCTTCGAAGATTTCAAGGCAATGATCGTCTCGCGCCTGCACATCGCGCCGATCCTCAAGGCGCGGCTGGAGAAGGCGCCGCTCGACATCGATCATCCCTCCTGGGTCGAGGACGATCAGTTCGACATCGACCGTCACATCTTCCGCGCCAGCCTGCCGCAGCCGCGCGACCGCGCCACGCTCGAACGCATCGTGGGCTGGATGCACGCCAAGCTCTTGAACCGCGCCCGCCCGCTCTGGGAGTTCTACGTGTTCGAGGGCATGAAGAACAACGAGGTCGGGCTTTATTCGAAGATGCATCATGCCGCCATCGACGGCGGCGCCGGTGCGGCGCTGACCAACATGATCTACGATATCTCGCCGATCCCGCGGAAGGTCGATGCGCCGACCGCGGGAGCGAAGCCCGGGCAGGAGCCGCGCGACATCGCAGCGAACCTGGTCGATTCCTACCAGCAGCTCTTTACCCAGCCGCTCGATGCATCGGCCGCCGCGAAGAACCTGCAGCTGCCGCGCACCGGCAAGAGCGACATTGGCTCGATCCTGTTCGACAATGCGATGTACCAGATCGAGAGCGCGGTGCGCTTTGCCGGCAACATCCCGACCATGGTCAAGAGCGTCTCGGACGTGCTCGGCAAGATATCCGATCCAAAATCGCGCGAGAGCCTTGCCAGCATGGTGTCGCCGCCGACCATGCTCAACAAATCGATCTCGTCCGAGCGCAGCTTCGCCGGCGTCTCGATTTCGCTGTCGCGATCCAAGGCGCTGGCCAAGCAGGCCGGCGGCAAGCTCAACGACGTCGTGCTGGCGCTCGCCTCCGGCGTGGTCCGGCGCTACCTCCAGCAACACGGAACGCTGCCGGCGAAGTCCCTGACCGCTGCCGTGCCGATCTCGCTGCGTGAGGAAGGCAATACCGAAGCCAACAACCAGGTGTTCGGCATGATCTGCTCGATCGCGACCAACATCGACGATCCCAAGGCACGCCTGGAAGCCATTATCGCGCAATCGACCAAGTCCAAGGAGATGTCGCATCCGCTGCGGGCGCTGATGCCGCAGATCTCCAATATCTCGATGCTGGGCGCGCCGATCGTCGTGCAGATCATGGCGCTGCTCTACAGCCGCTCCGATTTGTCGAATGTGCTGCCGCCGGCTGCGAACATCACGGTGTCCAACGTGCCGGGGCCGCGGCAGACGCTGTACGCCGCGGGCGCGGAGCTGCTGCACATCTTCCCGGTGTCGATCTCGACGCACGGACAGGCGCTCAACATCACCGTGCAGAGCTATCGCGACCAGCTCGATTTCGGCTTCATTGTCGGCGCCAACATCATTCCGCACGTGCAGGTGATGTGCGACATGCTGCCGGAAGAATTCGCCGCGCTGGAGGCGGCCTATGCTTTGCCCGCTGCGGACATCAAGGGCGCCGCTGAGTAG
- a CDS encoding alpha/beta fold hydrolase: protein MIEMPPLKFVQTNGIRMGYYEAGPVTDKPPIVLCHGWPELAFSWRHQIKALSEAGIRVIAPDQRGYGATDRPEPVEDYDMEHLTGDLVGLLDHLGIDKAIFVGHDWGGFVVWQMPLRHPSRVAGVVGVNTPHWDRAPIDPIALFRQRFGDQMYIVQFQDPAREPDRIFGSRVEQTFDAFMRKPLARPAEKPEGPPIAGVGASSKTNLAFPQMIAAYDAKHDPRTPILSADEKKVFVDAFTKTGFTGGINWYRNFTRNWERAKGLDHHVHVPSLMIMAENDAVLPPSAADGMETLISDLEKHLVKDSGHWTQQEKPEEVSAKLIEWRRRRFG from the coding sequence ATGATTGAAATGCCGCCGCTCAAGTTCGTGCAGACGAACGGAATCCGCATGGGCTACTACGAGGCGGGCCCGGTCACAGACAAGCCGCCGATCGTGCTGTGCCATGGCTGGCCCGAACTCGCATTTTCCTGGCGCCACCAGATCAAGGCGCTGAGCGAGGCCGGCATCCGGGTGATTGCGCCGGACCAGCGCGGCTACGGCGCGACCGACCGGCCCGAGCCGGTCGAGGACTACGACATGGAGCATTTGACCGGCGATCTGGTCGGGCTGCTCGATCATCTCGGGATCGACAAGGCGATCTTCGTCGGCCACGACTGGGGCGGATTCGTCGTCTGGCAGATGCCGCTGCGACATCCTTCGCGCGTTGCCGGTGTGGTCGGCGTCAACACGCCGCATTGGGACCGCGCACCGATCGATCCGATCGCCCTGTTCCGCCAGCGCTTCGGCGATCAGATGTACATCGTCCAGTTTCAGGATCCCGCGCGTGAGCCGGACAGGATCTTCGGCAGCCGCGTCGAGCAGACGTTCGACGCCTTCATGCGCAAGCCGCTGGCGCGGCCGGCGGAGAAACCGGAGGGGCCGCCGATCGCGGGTGTCGGCGCCTCGTCGAAGACCAATCTGGCATTCCCGCAGATGATCGCAGCCTACGATGCAAAGCACGATCCGCGTACGCCGATCCTGTCGGCCGACGAGAAGAAGGTGTTCGTCGATGCGTTCACGAAAACCGGCTTCACCGGTGGCATCAACTGGTATCGCAACTTCACTCGCAATTGGGAGCGCGCGAAAGGCCTGGACCATCACGTGCACGTGCCGTCATTGATGATCATGGCCGAGAACGATGCTGTGCTGCCGCCGTCGGCGGCCGACGGCATGGAGACGCTGATATCTGATCTGGAGAAACATCTTGTGAAGGACAGCGGCCATTGGACGCAGCAGGAGAAGCCAGAGGAGGTCAGCGCCAAGCTGATCGAATGGCGTAGAAGGCGGTTTGGCTAG
- a CDS encoding triacylglycerol lipase yields the protein MPPGPDGPQTPGRLRPPGLALLLAEARGLLELNASLLLSPVLMRAPKGDGHPVLALPGFLASDLSMAPMRRYLSELGYEAHAWRMGRNFGGFGRMRDSLRARLAEIHAASGRKVSLVGWSLGGVYARDLALQAPDLVRNVITLGSPFANDIRATNATRLYEMMSGERVEDFAELREAIAGDLPVPTTSIYSRADGIVNWRTCLLRPSDRAENIEVHLASHIGLGVNPAALWAVADRLAQPEGEFWPFDRAGPFAIAYAPPEQAVSA from the coding sequence ATGCCGCCCGGTCCGGACGGGCCGCAGACCCCAGGCCGGCTTCGTCCGCCCGGCCTTGCTTTGCTGCTCGCCGAAGCCCGTGGGTTGCTCGAACTCAACGCCAGCCTGCTGCTGTCGCCGGTCCTGATGCGGGCGCCCAAAGGCGATGGCCATCCGGTGCTGGCACTGCCTGGCTTCCTCGCCAGCGACCTCTCGATGGCGCCGATGCGGCGCTATCTCAGCGAGCTCGGCTATGAGGCACATGCCTGGCGGATGGGCCGCAATTTCGGCGGGTTCGGACGGATGCGGGATTCATTGCGCGCCCGTCTCGCCGAAATCCATGCTGCGAGCGGACGCAAGGTCAGCCTGGTCGGCTGGAGCCTCGGCGGTGTCTATGCACGCGATCTCGCGCTGCAGGCGCCCGACTTGGTCCGCAATGTCATCACGCTCGGCAGCCCTTTTGCCAATGACATAAGAGCGACCAATGCGACGCGGCTCTACGAGATGATGTCCGGCGAGCGTGTCGAGGATTTCGCCGAGCTGCGTGAGGCGATCGCCGGCGATCTTCCGGTGCCGACGACGTCGATCTATTCGCGCGCCGACGGCATCGTGAACTGGCGGACCTGCCTGCTGCGTCCCTCCGACCGCGCCGAGAACATCGAGGTGCACCTGGCAAGCCATATCGGGCTTGGGGTGAATCCCGCAGCGCTGTGGGCCGTGGCGGACCGCCTTGCGCAACCGGAGGGGGAGTTCTGGCCATTTGACAGGGCAGGGCCGTTTGCCATTGCATATGCCCCGCCGGAACAGGCAGTATCGGCCTGA